The following are encoded together in the Desulfococcus multivorans genome:
- a CDS encoding VOC family protein, with translation MATLQQKIIPHLWFDNTAKAAAGFYASVFPDAAVTDIMTLHDTPAGDCDVVSFVLWGHRFVAFSAGPLFKFNPSVSFIVNFDPLFFKPSPSPEKDARRKLDEVWENLSEDGTVLMPIDEYPFSRRYGWIQDRYGLSWQVMLTCPDGDPRPPIVPNLLFVGKNCGNAEAAMRFYLSVFRHSRPGNLVRYGPGQAPDEPGTIMFADFMLEGSWFAAMDSAREHRFGFNEAVSFMVSCRDQEEIDYYWERLSAVPEAEQCGWLKDRYGISWQIVPAALDEMLRNGTAAQKARVTQAFLKMKKFDLAGLERAYA, from the coding sequence ATGGCAACGCTTCAACAGAAAATCATACCACACCTGTGGTTCGACAATACCGCCAAGGCGGCTGCCGGTTTTTACGCTTCGGTTTTCCCCGACGCAGCCGTTACGGATATCATGACCCTTCATGACACCCCCGCCGGTGATTGCGACGTCGTCTCCTTTGTGTTGTGGGGGCATCGGTTCGTCGCCTTCAGTGCCGGGCCGCTGTTCAAATTCAACCCGTCGGTGTCGTTCATCGTCAATTTCGACCCGTTATTCTTCAAGCCGTCGCCGTCGCCGGAAAAGGATGCGAGAAGGAAACTGGATGAGGTTTGGGAAAATCTGTCCGAAGACGGCACGGTGCTCATGCCCATTGACGAGTACCCGTTCAGCCGGCGATACGGCTGGATTCAGGATCGATACGGCCTGTCGTGGCAGGTGATGCTGACCTGTCCCGACGGGGATCCGCGGCCCCCGATCGTGCCGAATCTGCTCTTCGTAGGCAAAAACTGCGGCAATGCAGAGGCGGCCATGCGCTTTTACCTGTCGGTCTTCAGGCATTCCAGACCCGGAAACCTGGTCCGCTACGGCCCGGGACAGGCGCCGGACGAGCCCGGCACGATCATGTTTGCCGACTTCATGCTCGAGGGCTCCTGGTTTGCGGCAATGGACAGCGCCCGCGAGCATCGTTTTGGTTTCAACGAAGCCGTCTCTTTCATGGTGTCCTGCCGGGACCAGGAAGAAATTGATTACTACTGGGAACGACTCTCCGCAGTGCCCGAAGCCGAACAGTGCGGGTGGCTCAAGGACAGATACGGCATTTCGTGGCAGATCGTGCCCGCCGCCCTGGATGAAATGTTGCGAAACGGCACGGCGGCGCAAAAGGCCCGCGTCACCCAGGCATTTCTCAAGATGAAGAAGTTTGACCTCGCCGGACTGGAACGGGCCTATGCTTAA
- a CDS encoding PKD domain-containing protein, with product MKRSMQWWGMVILFIIVFPAASAWGAIGSPLDIVEPEEMQVLETSNVWITIQFNFTADEDRKTFYAWMNGKPVGALFHYIESDVAQGVISAGDGLKASVNGPRMNVFRAEVVGPKGKTYRQTLRFQVDCSKNRAPVADAGPNQDAFVKETVILDGGGSGDEDEDPLAYQWSIVTAPKKSKAALSDPSSVTPSFVPDMPGTYVVKLVVDDHKAKSEPKTVAVTVERLKILIDRAVAHPTFDLLRHRGIVDQFDGSQPLGGYHAAVLDANAHSAGELAGNRLLWQALREGKWALVFNVSEDHKQNALTSHLGMVNDGGSTAYLFKRFREGNTPVFRIFEIPYDPDVELTPETHLRYADHLLKTLRESREETPAPLVSATADPPIPDGLINCKWYYSILAGWMQNWSGRHDVDDGRTQGGAQNVNYTFTLFLDNGGNPTGNQQFLLLQVDAQGNPNSSGSTFIATSSDMDKCNEFGWFQDRLTTTVNPFDYFWIWVNNDPTSPNPVTTYSANSTFSVGFNQAQGILGSYTHSNTTSYTLTDWGISCNSSGNYMHWDLHSQNPAAPTSDADYDTKDWFYTWCGKPKRPNDQSLMQTQYHGSVVWRTGVVKNQVAAISVQNSQHLVNTYCGTDMGTTCCLNKGQWYTRPVNYSDTFSLDLGAVVPIEVAAITFSQYPALVGPLGGTIKGNVVLKSPAKADILVGNIASTDTAHAVPRTDRIVIRKGAMDGSFEIDVNAAGIPEDQLFFASISAFYANDYSRQFQMKAVDGEDLYFPQTAPWIHPDWELWGGTYGASENWVENYQVRYAVSFVDSKGNESTRGPWCDWIGPGETYPFPAVYPNTMPLLVDIPTDASGKAVARKIYRQFFAHYQNADPNAGVTLITTLNDNTTTTYLDNNP from the coding sequence ATGAAAAGAAGCATGCAGTGGTGGGGAATGGTCATTTTGTTCATCATCGTTTTCCCTGCGGCGTCGGCATGGGGGGCGATCGGGTCACCCCTCGACATCGTCGAGCCGGAGGAGATGCAGGTCCTCGAGACGTCCAACGTGTGGATCACCATCCAGTTCAATTTCACCGCCGACGAGGACCGGAAGACCTTTTACGCCTGGATGAACGGGAAGCCCGTGGGCGCGCTCTTCCATTACATCGAGAGCGACGTGGCCCAGGGCGTGATCTCGGCCGGGGACGGCCTCAAGGCGAGCGTGAACGGACCCCGGATGAACGTCTTCCGCGCCGAGGTGGTCGGGCCGAAGGGCAAGACCTATCGGCAGACCCTCAGGTTTCAAGTGGACTGCTCGAAAAACCGTGCGCCGGTGGCGGACGCCGGCCCGAATCAGGATGCCTTCGTGAAGGAGACGGTGATCCTCGACGGCGGCGGGTCCGGCGATGAGGACGAAGACCCCCTGGCCTACCAATGGTCCATCGTCACCGCTCCCAAAAAGAGCAAGGCGGCCCTTTCCGATCCGTCCTCGGTCACGCCCAGCTTCGTGCCGGACATGCCGGGCACCTATGTCGTGAAGCTGGTGGTGGACGACCACAAGGCGAAAAGCGAGCCCAAAACCGTGGCGGTTACGGTGGAGCGCCTGAAGATCCTCATCGATCGGGCGGTGGCGCATCCCACCTTCGATCTCCTCCGCCATCGCGGGATCGTGGATCAGTTCGACGGGTCCCAGCCCCTGGGCGGCTACCATGCGGCGGTCCTGGATGCAAACGCCCATTCCGCCGGGGAACTCGCCGGAAACCGGCTCCTGTGGCAGGCACTGCGGGAGGGCAAGTGGGCCCTCGTCTTCAACGTCTCGGAAGACCACAAACAGAACGCCCTGACATCCCATTTGGGGATGGTGAACGACGGCGGATCGACCGCGTATCTTTTCAAACGATTTCGGGAGGGGAACACGCCCGTTTTCCGTATCTTCGAGATTCCCTATGACCCGGACGTCGAACTCACCCCGGAAACCCACCTGCGCTATGCCGATCATCTCCTGAAAACGCTGCGGGAATCCCGGGAAGAGACCCCGGCACCGCTGGTCTCCGCCACGGCCGATCCGCCCATCCCGGACGGGCTGATCAACTGCAAGTGGTACTACAGCATCCTCGCGGGCTGGATGCAGAACTGGTCCGGCAGGCACGACGTGGATGACGGCCGGACCCAGGGGGGCGCCCAAAACGTCAACTACACCTTCACCCTCTTTCTGGACAACGGCGGCAACCCCACGGGGAACCAGCAGTTCCTGCTCCTCCAGGTCGACGCCCAGGGCAACCCCAACAGCTCGGGGAGCACCTTCATAGCCACCTCGAGCGACATGGACAAGTGCAATGAGTTCGGGTGGTTCCAAGACCGACTCACCACAACGGTCAATCCATTCGATTACTTCTGGATCTGGGTGAACAACGACCCCACGTCCCCCAACCCGGTGACCACCTACTCCGCGAATTCGACCTTTTCGGTGGGCTTCAACCAGGCCCAGGGCATCCTGGGAAGCTACACCCACAGCAACACCACCTCCTACACGCTGACGGACTGGGGGATTTCCTGCAACAGTTCGGGCAACTACATGCACTGGGATCTCCATTCCCAGAACCCCGCCGCCCCGACCTCGGACGCGGACTATGACACCAAGGACTGGTTCTACACCTGGTGCGGCAAGCCGAAACGGCCCAACGATCAGTCGCTCATGCAGACCCAGTACCACGGCTCGGTGGTGTGGCGGACCGGGGTCGTCAAGAATCAGGTCGCCGCCATCTCCGTCCAGAATAGCCAGCATCTCGTGAACACCTACTGCGGAACCGACATGGGCACCACCTGCTGCCTGAATAAGGGGCAGTGGTATACGCGGCCCGTCAACTATTCCGATACCTTCTCCCTCGACCTGGGCGCCGTCGTGCCCATCGAGGTCGCCGCCATAACCTTCAGCCAGTATCCGGCCCTTGTCGGGCCCCTTGGCGGGACGATCAAGGGGAATGTGGTCCTGAAGTCGCCGGCCAAGGCGGACATCCTCGTCGGGAATATTGCCTCCACCGACACCGCCCACGCCGTTCCCAGGACCGACCGGATCGTCATCCGGAAGGGGGCCATGGACGGGAGCTTCGAGATCGACGTGAATGCCGCGGGGATCCCCGAGGATCAGCTGTTTTTCGCGTCGATATCCGCCTTCTACGCCAATGACTACAGCCGGCAGTTCCAGATGAAGGCTGTTGACGGCGAGGACCTCTACTTCCCCCAGACCGCCCCCTGGATCCATCCCGACTGGGAGCTCTGGGGCGGAACCTACGGCGCGTCTGAAAACTGGGTGGAGAACTACCAGGTGAGGTACGCCGTCAGTTTTGTGGACAGCAAGGGGAACGAATCAACGCGGGGGCCCTGGTGCGACTGGATCGGTCCCGGAGAAACCTATCCCTTTCCCGCGGTCTATCCCAACACCATGCCGCTGTTGGTCGACATTCCCACGGACGCCTCCGGCAAGGCCGTCGCCCGGAAGATCTACCGGCAGTTCTTCGCCCATTACCAGAATGCCGATCCCAATGCCGGCGTGACCCTCATCACGACCCTGAACGACAACACGACCACGACCTATCTGGACAATAATCCGTGA
- a CDS encoding MBL fold metallo-hydrolase yields MTDDVKSVHKGYTRREALKTSGLALGGLTMGGAVSAFAGRKVSEPTTDDCDPDTCLTGSCDYPPEYDETQQYTYFDHLPKWKPTQGDPYNGIPETYRLPEENEMRITFLGSNIPNQLRRAQQMMSIFVEVGPGPGTAPDQFVFDCGSGVCANYNAMGISLGRMDKIFLTHLHGDHISDLVHIYCFGAVADRKSPLVVWGAAPSGVKSPRPPRRLYDDGVRAFCSNLREACRWHSESQSFISTSYESYAPFTRESWGLPCDPRPVGDDDPADGYAVIPIELDWRKYGRAAGDNVAYHNPKTGVKITHFPVIHTRKGAMGYKLEWNGLSMIYTGDTKPEYHSIRQAAGVNVFIHEMNPPAEVWAFKNIGLYQPPEPDWPTYDGFSNAVDFAKMVQNSSHTPQGAFGYLLSRIDPRPQLTVATHFPVADDMAACARTSIEAHNPDIVWGRDVILSFDLMVLRVFQEGGPRARIKPYQADVSDFTFQAVGRQYDDLNPPKYWKYAVDEDGNQQYDENGDPIIVGDPYAQIDTSTAVPSCENSQCNYREDGY; encoded by the coding sequence ATGACGGATGACGTGAAAAGCGTGCACAAGGGATATACGCGGCGGGAGGCATTGAAGACATCGGGGCTGGCCCTGGGCGGGCTGACCATGGGCGGCGCCGTGAGCGCCTTCGCGGGGAGGAAGGTTTCCGAGCCGACAACCGACGACTGCGACCCGGACACCTGCCTCACGGGGAGCTGCGACTACCCGCCGGAGTATGACGAGACCCAGCAGTACACCTATTTCGATCACCTGCCCAAGTGGAAGCCGACCCAGGGGGACCCTTACAACGGGATACCGGAAACCTACAGGCTTCCCGAAGAGAACGAAATGCGGATCACGTTCCTGGGCTCGAACATCCCCAACCAGCTTCGCCGGGCGCAGCAGATGATGAGCATCTTCGTCGAGGTGGGGCCCGGCCCCGGAACGGCGCCGGACCAGTTCGTGTTCGACTGCGGCTCGGGGGTGTGCGCCAATTACAACGCCATGGGGATCTCTCTGGGGAGGATGGACAAGATCTTCCTGACCCATCTCCACGGCGACCACATCAGCGACCTGGTTCACATCTATTGCTTTGGCGCCGTGGCGGACCGCAAGTCCCCCCTCGTCGTCTGGGGGGCCGCCCCCTCGGGGGTGAAAAGCCCGAGGCCCCCGCGCCGCCTTTACGACGACGGGGTCCGAGCCTTCTGCAGCAATCTGAGGGAAGCCTGCCGCTGGCACTCCGAGAGCCAGAGCTTCATCTCCACCAGTTATGAAAGCTACGCGCCCTTCACCCGGGAAAGCTGGGGCCTGCCCTGCGACCCCAGGCCGGTGGGGGACGACGATCCCGCCGACGGCTATGCCGTGATCCCCATCGAACTGGACTGGCGGAAGTACGGGAGGGCGGCGGGGGACAACGTCGCCTATCACAACCCGAAAACCGGCGTGAAGATCACCCATTTCCCGGTGATCCACACGCGGAAGGGCGCCATGGGCTACAAGCTCGAGTGGAACGGCCTGTCGATGATCTACACGGGCGACACCAAACCCGAATACCACAGCATCCGGCAGGCTGCGGGCGTGAATGTGTTCATCCATGAAATGAACCCGCCGGCGGAGGTGTGGGCCTTCAAGAATATCGGCCTGTATCAGCCCCCGGAACCGGATTGGCCTACGTATGACGGCTTTTCGAATGCCGTCGATTTCGCCAAGATGGTGCAGAACAGCTCCCATACGCCCCAGGGTGCCTTCGGCTATCTGCTCAGCCGGATCGATCCCCGTCCGCAGCTCACGGTGGCCACGCACTTCCCGGTGGCCGACGACATGGCGGCATGCGCCAGGACCAGCATCGAGGCGCATAACCCGGACATCGTGTGGGGGAGGGACGTCATCCTCTCCTTCGACCTCATGGTGCTGCGGGTGTTCCAGGAGGGCGGCCCCAGGGCCAGGATAAAACCGTATCAGGCGGATGTTTCGGATTTCACCTTCCAGGCCGTCGGCAGGCAGTATGACGACCTGAACCCGCCGAAATACTGGAAATACGCGGTGGACGAGGATGGGAATCAACAATACGACGAGAACGGCGATCCCATCATCGTCGGCGACCCCTACGCCCAGATCGACACCTCGACGGCGGTGCCGTCCTGCGAAAACAGCCAATGCAACTACCGCGAAGACGGGTATTGA
- a CDS encoding nucleotidyltransferase family protein: MITKEIIFQRILDEQKQLSLYGVKNIGLFGSFVRGDQTPMSDIDILVEFMPDRHTFDNFMEVAFLLEKILGRKVELITPEALSPYIGPHILKEVERVPIAA; encoded by the coding sequence ATGATCACCAAGGAGATCATATTTCAGCGCATTTTGGATGAACAAAAGCAGCTTTCCTTATATGGTGTTAAAAATATAGGGTTATTCGGTTCATTTGTCCGAGGCGATCAGACCCCGATGAGTGACATCGATATTCTTGTGGAATTCATGCCCGACCGGCACACCTTCGATAATTTTATGGAGGTCGCGTTTCTGCTTGAAAAAATATTGGGCCGCAAGGTCGAGCTGATTACGCCTGAGGCGCTCAGTCCATACATCGGGCCCCATATTCTGAAGGAGGTTGAGCGTGTCCCTATCGCCGCATGA
- a CDS encoding MarR family winged helix-turn-helix transcriptional regulator, which produces MTRNDPEIQAIVAAIRRLYRIVYHDAVHASRGHGLTSSQSAALRMLFKTGPLSSAELSRRLHVTPSNMTGVIDRLEKKRLVDRVPDRADRRIALITLTDVGLKLGRDLPDPIENKLASRLDNLDPEEIREYRLAIERILDLIEEPEGRSAPAGDP; this is translated from the coding sequence ATGACCCGAAACGATCCGGAGATCCAGGCCATCGTGGCGGCCATTCGTCGGCTGTACCGCATTGTCTACCATGACGCCGTCCATGCAAGCCGCGGCCATGGCCTCACCAGCTCCCAGAGCGCGGCCTTGAGGATGCTCTTCAAGACCGGGCCGCTGTCGTCGGCCGAGCTGAGCCGCAGGCTCCACGTCACCCCCTCCAACATGACGGGCGTCATCGACCGGCTCGAGAAGAAGCGTCTCGTGGACCGGGTGCCGGACCGCGCCGATCGCAGGATCGCCCTCATCACGCTGACGGATGTGGGGCTGAAACTGGGGCGGGACCTTCCGGATCCCATCGAAAACAAGCTCGCCTCCAGGCTGGACAACCTGGACCCGGAGGAGATTCGGGAATACCGTCTCGCCATTGAAAGGATTCTCGACCTGATCGAAGAACCGGAAGGACGGAGCGCCCCGGCCGGCGACCCGTGA
- a CDS encoding ABC transporter substrate-binding protein — translation MSVLKTLEELFLKGAISRREFISRAAALGLMAAVSPSLLPRPAAAETPKKGGRLRMGLSGGSTTDSLDPAAITDIMMQLLIYGQLANSLVEIDHENKPVPELAESWEASPDAKAWTFKLRKGVEFHNGKTMDADDVVYSINHHRGEKSKSAAKAIVKAITDIRKDDKHTVTFILEDGNADFPYIMSDYHLCIVPAGGDFTAGIFTGAYVLKNFEPGVRAFAVRHPNFFKSDRGHFDEVETLAISDVNARTNALKTGRIDVMNRCERKTVRLLERTPNLQILRQDGFKHYTFAMQCDMKPYDNNDVRMALKYAVDREQMVKTILRGYGTVGNDHPISSANRFHAGDLPQRRYDPDKARFHLKKSGLKDAKFRLHTAEAAFVGAVDAGVLYREQAAKAGIDIEVVREPNDGYWSNVWMKKEWCAVFWGGRVTEDMMLSTAYAAGAPWNDTSWDNKRFNALLASARAELDEPARRRMYAEMQQIIRDDGGVVVPMFAADLAAATDRLGHGKMAVNWELDGFRGPERWWFKS, via the coding sequence ATGTCGGTTTTGAAAACACTTGAGGAACTGTTCCTGAAAGGCGCCATATCCCGGCGGGAATTCATCTCCCGGGCCGCAGCCCTGGGGCTTATGGCCGCCGTTTCCCCTTCCCTGCTGCCGCGTCCGGCCGCAGCCGAAACGCCGAAAAAAGGCGGGCGTCTGCGGATGGGCCTCTCGGGGGGATCCACCACCGACTCGCTGGATCCGGCCGCCATCACCGATATCATGATGCAGCTCTTGATCTACGGCCAGCTGGCCAACAGTCTCGTGGAGATCGACCACGAGAACAAGCCGGTGCCCGAGCTGGCCGAAAGCTGGGAGGCCTCTCCGGACGCCAAGGCGTGGACCTTCAAACTGCGCAAGGGGGTGGAATTCCACAACGGAAAAACCATGGACGCCGACGACGTCGTCTACTCCATCAACCACCACCGGGGTGAAAAGAGCAAGTCCGCGGCCAAGGCCATCGTCAAGGCCATCACCGATATCCGGAAAGACGACAAGCACACCGTCACCTTCATCCTGGAGGACGGCAACGCCGACTTCCCGTACATCATGAGCGACTACCACCTCTGCATCGTGCCGGCGGGCGGCGACTTTACCGCGGGCATCTTCACCGGCGCCTATGTCCTGAAGAATTTCGAGCCGGGCGTCCGGGCCTTCGCCGTGCGCCATCCCAATTTTTTCAAATCGGACCGCGGCCACTTCGACGAGGTGGAGACCCTCGCCATCAGCGACGTCAACGCACGGACCAACGCGCTCAAAACCGGCCGGATCGACGTCATGAACCGCTGTGAACGAAAGACCGTCCGCCTCCTCGAGCGCACCCCCAACCTGCAGATTCTGCGGCAGGACGGGTTCAAGCACTACACCTTCGCCATGCAGTGCGATATGAAGCCCTACGACAACAACGACGTCCGGATGGCCCTCAAATACGCCGTCGACCGGGAGCAGATGGTCAAGACCATCCTTCGCGGGTACGGCACCGTGGGCAACGACCATCCCATCAGCAGCGCCAACCGCTTCCATGCCGGGGACCTCCCCCAGCGGCGGTACGATCCGGACAAGGCCCGGTTTCACCTGAAAAAATCCGGACTGAAGGATGCCAAATTCAGGCTCCACACCGCCGAGGCCGCCTTCGTGGGTGCGGTGGATGCAGGCGTCCTCTACCGGGAGCAGGCCGCCAAAGCCGGCATCGACATCGAGGTGGTGCGGGAGCCCAACGATGGATACTGGAGCAATGTCTGGATGAAGAAGGAGTGGTGCGCCGTTTTCTGGGGCGGGCGGGTCACCGAGGACATGATGCTGAGCACGGCCTACGCCGCCGGCGCGCCGTGGAACGACACCTCCTGGGACAACAAACGCTTCAACGCGCTTCTGGCAAGCGCCCGGGCGGAGCTGGACGAGCCCGCACGCCGGCGCATGTATGCCGAGATGCAGCAGATCATCCGGGATGACGGCGGCGTGGTGGTGCCCATGTTCGCCGCCGACCTCGCGGCCGCAACAGACCGGCTCGGCCACGGCAAGATGGCCGTCAACTGGGAGCTGGACGGCTTCCGAGGCCCGGAACGGTGGTGGTTCAAGTCCTGA
- a CDS encoding ABC transporter permease, translating into MQTNTSMILRRLGLGVVTLLVISVLIFLGVEALPGDLAEAVLGQSATPETVEAFQKELKLDLPPYTRYFSWLVSFMQGDFGNSLANGRPIAELIGWRLSNTLFLAGITALISIPLAVVLGILAALYRNTLFDRFISIGTLSAISFPEFFVAYILIAVFSVQLAMFPSMSNIGPRMSLLQKIHAVALPCLTLTLVVMAHMMRMTRAAIINVLTSPFIEMARLKGLSWKRVILHHAFPNALSPIINVVVLNLAYLVVGVVVVEVVFVYPGLGQLLVDSVAKRDIPVVQAVGLIFAFTYVFLNLSADILSTLSNPRLRNPK; encoded by the coding sequence ATGCAGACGAACACATCTATGATTTTAAGACGGCTCGGGCTGGGCGTCGTCACGCTGCTGGTTATCTCCGTGCTCATTTTTCTGGGCGTGGAAGCCCTTCCCGGGGACCTCGCCGAGGCGGTCCTGGGCCAGAGCGCCACCCCCGAGACGGTGGAGGCCTTCCAAAAGGAGCTGAAGCTGGACCTGCCGCCCTACACCCGCTATTTTTCCTGGCTGGTATCCTTCATGCAGGGCGACTTCGGAAACTCCCTGGCCAACGGCCGGCCCATCGCGGAACTCATCGGCTGGCGCCTCTCCAACACCCTCTTCCTGGCCGGCATCACGGCGCTGATCTCCATTCCCCTTGCCGTGGTCCTGGGCATCCTCGCCGCGCTCTACCGGAACACCCTCTTCGATCGATTCATCTCTATCGGGACCCTGAGCGCCATCTCCTTTCCGGAGTTTTTCGTCGCCTACATCCTGATCGCCGTTTTCTCCGTTCAGCTGGCGATGTTCCCAAGCATGTCCAACATCGGCCCGCGGATGTCCCTGCTCCAGAAAATCCATGCCGTGGCCCTGCCCTGCCTGACCCTCACCCTGGTGGTCATGGCCCACATGATGCGCATGACCCGGGCGGCCATCATCAACGTGCTCACCAGCCCGTTCATCGAAATGGCGCGCCTGAAAGGGCTCTCGTGGAAGCGGGTGATCCTCCACCACGCCTTCCCCAACGCGCTCTCCCCCATCATCAACGTGGTGGTGCTGAACCTGGCCTACCTGGTGGTCGGGGTGGTGGTGGTGGAGGTGGTCTTCGTCTACCCGGGGCTGGGGCAGCTCCTGGTCGATTCCGTCGCCAAGCGGGACATCCCGGTGGTCCAGGCCGTCGGGCTCATCTTCGCCTTCACCTACGTCTTTCTCAATCTGAGCGCCGACATCCTCTCCACCCTCAGCAACCCCAGGTTGAGAAACCCCAAATAG